GCTTCGCCTTCGTGCTGCTGTATCAGATCGATGCGCTCAATCCGAACGCCGAGACCCTTGTACCTTCGCGGACGGTTGACCAAATTGAGATCCGCTGAAGTTCGTATTTAGGGAAGTTCGAGATGCAGACCGACAACCGCCTGTTCGACGATTTCGTCAAGTTCGTGAACGGCGCGGCAGGCACCGTCGCCGGCATGGCGCGCGAGACCGAAGCCTCGGCGCGCGAGCGCGCGCGCGAATGGATCGGCGGGCTCGACTTCGTCGCACGCGACGAGTTCGAAGCGGTGAAGGCGATGGCCGTGGCCTCACGTGACGAGAACGACGCGCTCAAGGCGCGCCTCGCCGCGCTCGAGGCCCAGCTCGGCGGGCCGGCTGCGGCCAGGCCCGCCAAGGCGCCCAAGCCGCCAAAGGCAGAGATTTGACCGCACCGGTTACCGACTGCTTGTCCACAGCTTTTCGACAGGGTTGCGAACCGCGCGCTTGTGCCCCCGGGACGCGATTGGCAGGATTCCCGCCAGCCAATCCCGGCGTGCGGAGGTAAGGATGTTGGACGAGGCCGAATTCGACCGCGACGACGCCGCGCCGATCGACATGCTCGAGAATTACTTCGCGGCGCATAGCTGGACCTTCGAGCGCGAGGACGACGAGATCGTCGCCAAGTTCAAGGGCAGCTGGACCGAATATGAGCTGCGCGCGATCTGGCGCGAGGACGATGGCGTCCTGCAGTTCCTGGCCTTCCCGGACATCCGCGTCTCGGAAGAGCGCCGCGCCGCGGTCTATGAGACAATCGGGCTGGTCAACGAACAGCTGTGGATCGGCCATTTCGAATTGTGGTCGGCAAGCGGCATCCTGCTCTTCCGCCACGCCGCCATGATCGACGGCGCGGGCGAGCCGACGCTGACGCTCAACCAGGCCGAATTGCTGGTCGAAAGCGCGATCGATGAATGCGAGCGCTTCTATCCGGTGTTCCAGTTCGTGCTGTGGGGCGGCAAGAGCCCGGCCGAGGCGATCGCCGCCGCGCTGATCGAGACTCAGGGCGAGGCATGAGCGGGGCATTGCGCCTCTGGCTGGTCGGTTGCGGCAACATGGCCGGGGCGATGCTCCGGCAATGGATCGCCAGCGGCGTGGTTGCGGCCGGGAATGTCTTCGTCGTCAATCGCCACGATCGCGAACTGCCCGAGGGCGTCCGGCAGGGACGGGCCTTTCCCGACGAGCCGGCGCCCGACTTCCTCCAGCTTGGCATGAAGCCGCAGCAGATCGGCGAGATTCCGCCGCTGCCGGCCGGCGACTATGCGCTGATCTCGATCCTCGCAGGGGCCGATGTCGCGACGCT
This genomic stretch from Sphingomonas sp. LM7 harbors:
- a CDS encoding accessory factor UbiK family protein, with translation MQTDNRLFDDFVKFVNGAAGTVAGMARETEASARERAREWIGGLDFVARDEFEAVKAMAVASRDENDALKARLAALEAQLGGPAAARPAKAPKPPKAEI
- a CDS encoding YbjN domain-containing protein is translated as MLDEAEFDRDDAAPIDMLENYFAAHSWTFEREDDEIVAKFKGSWTEYELRAIWREDDGVLQFLAFPDIRVSEERRAAVYETIGLVNEQLWIGHFELWSASGILLFRHAAMIDGAGEPTLTLNQAELLVESAIDECERFYPVFQFVLWGGKSPAEAIAAALIETQGEA